A section of the Hemibagrus wyckioides isolate EC202008001 linkage group LG04, SWU_Hwy_1.0, whole genome shotgun sequence genome encodes:
- the kif23 gene encoding kinesin-like protein KIF23 isoform X1 yields the protein MLRPAKGKTPRRPPPKKPTNNLKDPVGVYCRVRPLGAENEECCIEVISSTTIQLHAPDGLKANRNGEFKETQYSFKKVFGIKITQMELFEDVAKPLVEDLIHGKNGLLFTYGVTGSGKTYTMTGSPGQGGLLPRSLDMIFNSIGPYQAKRFVFKPDDKNGMEVQNQVDALLERQKQESQTPVPKTPSSRQRVDPEFADMINPEEACKASGVDEDSSYSVFVSYIEIYNNYIYDLLEEVPYDPIRPKWNGAGTPLRHNTEFIPPQSKILREDQNHNMYVAGCTELEVKSTEEAFEVFWRGQKKRRIANTQLNRESSRSHSVFIIKLAQAPLDADGDNVLQDKNQVNVSQLCLVDLAGSERTSRTRAEGNRLREAGNINQSLMTLRTCIEVLRENQMCGTNKMVPYRDSKVTHLFKNYFDGEGKVRMVVCVNPKADDYEETMLVMRFAEMTQEVEVARPVDRPICGFAAGRRQRNQAFKEELSRRLEERGGPVDGEPPTALNHLLQNLPPLPSCEISDPTDDLTLPRLIEALEKRHRIRQMMTEEYNKAANMLKSMLQDLDGNLISKENFIHDQRSKLGEKDKMIQNQKNEIDRLEKKSKMLEYKIDILQKTTNIYEEDKRALQNELESREQRLQRELSEKKRMEARMQGLVSDEKFRWQKECERRVNAKELEMQNKLWVKDEKLKQLKAIVTESKADTRPPDKPQRPSREKDRVPVPAKRSASPSPMPASEYIHHKVFRPAPLSPSTSSVSVASCISEWEQRTPQANRQGSPSPPHGRSRAQGPSGSLSRRRGRCWARDCEVPVYPADVELEESDYRTGPVVRPLHRRSHSAGGERWVDHKPTTNVELDTVMQPNVPNSIKVNAPSEKALSKCDKYMLTHQEVASDGEIQTKLIKGEVFKTRGGGQAVQFTDIETLKQENAVGPSRKRRSSENCQDDRKDGDWTDVETRCSVAVEMRAGSNLGPGYQHHGYPKRRKP from the exons ATGTTAAGGCCTGC AAAAGGCAAGACCCCGCGCCGACCTCCTCCTAAAAAACCAACCAACAACCTGAAGGATCCTGTCGGG gtgtacTGTCGTGTGCGTCCACTAGGTGCAGAGAATGAAGAGTGTTGCATTGAGGTGATCAGCAGTACCACCATCCAGCTACATGCTCCTGATGGCCTCAAAGCCAATAGGAATGGAGAGTTTAAAGAG ACCCAGTATTCCTTCAAGAAGGTTTTTGGAATTAAAATCACACAGATGGAATTGTTTGAGGATGTTGCAAAACCTCTTGTAGAAGATCTTATTCATGGCAAAAATG GTCTTCTCTTCACCTATGGTGTCACTGGCAGTGGAAAGACCTACACGATGACTGGTTCCCCTGGCCAAGGCGGGCTCCTGCCCCGCTCACTGGACATGATCTTCAACAGCATTGGTCCTTACCAGGCCAAAAGATTT GTCTTCAAGCCAGATGATAAGAATGGCATGGAAGTGCAAAACCAAGTGGATGCTCTTTTGGAACGACAGAAACAAGAGAGTCAGACACCTGTACCCAAGACTCCATCCTCAAG gCAAAGAGTTGATCCAGAGTTTGCTGACATGATCAATCCGGAAGAAGCTTGTAAGGCTTCAGGGGTGGATGAGGACAGTAGCTACAGTGTGTTTGTCTCTTACATAGAGATATACAATAACTACATCTATGATCTACTGGAGGAGGTGCCATATGACCCAATAAGGCCTAA GTGGAATGGTGCAGGGACTCCTCTGCGGCACAACACTGAGTTTAT ACCACCCCAGTCCAAGATTTTACGTGAAGATCAAAACCACAACATGTATGTGGCTGGATGTACAGAGCTTGAGGTGAAATCAACAGAAGAAGCATTTGAAGTCTTTTGGAGGG GTCAAAAGAAGCGCAGGATTGCAAACACTCAGTTAAATCGTGAGTCCAGCAGATCACACAGTGTCTTTATCATTAAACTTGCTCAAGCCCCACTGGATGCAGATGGAGACAATGTCCTTCAG GATAAGAACCAGGTGAATGTGAGTCAGTTGTGTCTGGTGGATCTGGCTGGCAGTGAACGCACAAGCAGAACCCGTGCGGAGGGCAACCGCCTTCGGGAAGCAG GCAACATCAATCAGTCTCTGATGACTCTCCGCACATGCATTGAAGTTCTCAGAGAGAATCAGATGTGTGGAACAAACAag ATGGTCCCATACAGAGACTCTAAGGTGACCCATCTGTTCAAAAATTATTTTGATGGAGAGGGGAAAGTCAGAATGGTGGTCTGTGTGAACCCTAAGGCTGATGATTATGAAGAAACAATG CTGGTGATGCGGTTTGCTGAGATGACTCAAGAAGTAGAAGTGGCACGACCAGTTGACAGGCCCATCTGCGGCTTTGCTGCAGGACGGCGACAGAGGAACCAGGCCTTCAAAGAGGAGCTGTCTCGTCGGCTAGAAGAGCGTGGAGGCCCCGTTGATGGCG AACCTCCCACAGCCCTGAACCATCTGTTGCAAAATTTGCCTCCACTGCCTTCCTGTGAAATCTCTGACCCTACGGATGACCTTACGCTTCCTAGATTAATTGAGGCCTTGGAGAAGCGTCATAGGATCCGCCAGATGATGACTGAAGAGTACAACAAAGCTG CCAATATGCTGAAGTCAATGCTTCAAGACCTAGATGGCAACCTCATCTCCAAAGAGAATTTCATCCATGACCAACGGAGCAAGCTGGGTGAGAAGGACAAAATGATCCAGAACCAGAAAAATGAGATTGATCGGCTGGAGAAGAAATCCAAGATGCTGGAGTACAAG ATTGACATCCTGCAGAAAACTACAAATATCTATGAGGAGGATAAGCGTGCCTTACAGAATGAGCTAGAGAGCAGAGAACAAAGGTTGCAGCGGGAACTCTCAGAAAAGAAGCGAATGGAGGCACGCATGCAAGGGTTGGTCTCGGATGAAAAGTTCCGGTGgcagaaggagtgt GAGAGGCGGGTAAATGCCAAGGAACTGGAAATGCAGAACAAGCTTTGGGTAAAGGACGAAAAGCTAAAGCAGCTCAAAGCTATAGTAACGGAGAGTAAGGCAGACACCCGACCACCTGATAAACCCCAGCGACCCTCCAGAGAAAAGGACAGAGTTCCTGTTCCTGCAAAGCGATCGGCCTCACCCTCACCGATGCCT GCCTCAGAATATATCCATCACAAAGTTTTCAGGCCAGCCCCTCTTTCCCCCAGCACTAGCAGTGTGTCTGTGGCCTCCTGCATCTCAGAATGGGAGCAGCGAACGCCACAGGCCAACAGGCAGGGCAGCCCCTCCCCTCCCCATGGTAGAAGCAGAGCTCAGGGTCCGTCTGGAAGCCTTAGCAGGAGGAGAGGCAGATGCTGGGCCAGAGACTGTGAGGTGCCAGTTTACCCAGCAGACGTAGAGCTAGAAGAGAGTGATTACAGG ACTGGGCCGGTGGTTCGGCCTCTGCATAGGCGCTCGCACTCAGCGGGTGGTGAGAGATGGGTAGATCACAAACCCACCACCAACGTGGAACTGGACACGGTCATGCAGCCCAACGTTCCCAACTCGATCAAGGTTAACGCTCCCAGCGAGAAAGCCCTATCCAAGTGTGACAAATACATGCTGACACACCAAGAAGTGGCTTCTGATGGCGAGATCCAAACCAAGCTCATCAAG ggtgaGGTGTTTAAAACTAGAGGTGGTGGACAAGCAGTGCAGTTCACTGAtattgaaacactgaaacaagaAAATGCTGTTGGTCCAAG TCGTAAAAGGAGATCATCAGAAAACTGCCAGGATGATCGTAAGGATGGGGACTGGACAGATGTGGAGACCAGG TGTTCTGTGGCCGTTGAGATGAGGGCTGGCTCGAACCTGGGACCTGGTTATCAGCACCACGGATATCCAAA ACGCAGAAAGCCCTAA
- the kif23 gene encoding kinesin-like protein KIF23 isoform X3 → MLRPAKGKTPRRPPPKKPTNNLKDPVGVYCRVRPLGAENEECCIEVISSTTIQLHAPDGLKANRNGEFKETQYSFKKVFGIKITQMELFEDVAKPLVEDLIHGKNGLLFTYGVTGSGKTYTMTGSPGQGGLLPRSLDMIFNSIGPYQAKRFVFKPDDKNGMEVQNQVDALLERQKQESQTPVPKTPSSRQRVDPEFADMINPEEACKASGVDEDSSYSVFVSYIEIYNNYIYDLLEEVPYDPIRPKWNGAGTPLRHNTEFIPPQSKILREDQNHNMYVAGCTELEVKSTEEAFEVFWRGQKKRRIANTQLNRESSRSHSVFIIKLAQAPLDADGDNVLQDKNQVNVSQLCLVDLAGSERTSRTRAEGNRLREAGNINQSLMTLRTCIEVLRENQMCGTNKMVPYRDSKVTHLFKNYFDGEGKVRMVVCVNPKADDYEETMLVMRFAEMTQEVEVARPVDRPICGFAAGRRQRNQAFKEELSRRLEERGGPVDGEPPTALNHLLQNLPPLPSCEISDPTDDLTLPRLIEALEKRHRIRQMMTEEYNKAANMLKSMLQDLDGNLISKENFIHDQRSKLGEKDKMIQNQKNEIDRLEKKSKMLEYKIDILQKTTNIYEEDKRALQNELESREQRLQRELSEKKRMEARMQGLVSDEKFRWQKECERRVNAKELEMQNKLWVKDEKLKQLKAIVTESKADTRPPDKPQRPSREKDRVPVPAKRSASPSPMPTGPVVRPLHRRSHSAGGERWVDHKPTTNVELDTVMQPNVPNSIKVNAPSEKALSKCDKYMLTHQEVASDGEIQTKLIKGEVFKTRGGGQAVQFTDIETLKQENAVGPSRKRRSSENCQDDRKDGDWTDVETRCSVAVEMRAGSNLGPGYQHHGYPKRRKP, encoded by the exons ATGTTAAGGCCTGC AAAAGGCAAGACCCCGCGCCGACCTCCTCCTAAAAAACCAACCAACAACCTGAAGGATCCTGTCGGG gtgtacTGTCGTGTGCGTCCACTAGGTGCAGAGAATGAAGAGTGTTGCATTGAGGTGATCAGCAGTACCACCATCCAGCTACATGCTCCTGATGGCCTCAAAGCCAATAGGAATGGAGAGTTTAAAGAG ACCCAGTATTCCTTCAAGAAGGTTTTTGGAATTAAAATCACACAGATGGAATTGTTTGAGGATGTTGCAAAACCTCTTGTAGAAGATCTTATTCATGGCAAAAATG GTCTTCTCTTCACCTATGGTGTCACTGGCAGTGGAAAGACCTACACGATGACTGGTTCCCCTGGCCAAGGCGGGCTCCTGCCCCGCTCACTGGACATGATCTTCAACAGCATTGGTCCTTACCAGGCCAAAAGATTT GTCTTCAAGCCAGATGATAAGAATGGCATGGAAGTGCAAAACCAAGTGGATGCTCTTTTGGAACGACAGAAACAAGAGAGTCAGACACCTGTACCCAAGACTCCATCCTCAAG gCAAAGAGTTGATCCAGAGTTTGCTGACATGATCAATCCGGAAGAAGCTTGTAAGGCTTCAGGGGTGGATGAGGACAGTAGCTACAGTGTGTTTGTCTCTTACATAGAGATATACAATAACTACATCTATGATCTACTGGAGGAGGTGCCATATGACCCAATAAGGCCTAA GTGGAATGGTGCAGGGACTCCTCTGCGGCACAACACTGAGTTTAT ACCACCCCAGTCCAAGATTTTACGTGAAGATCAAAACCACAACATGTATGTGGCTGGATGTACAGAGCTTGAGGTGAAATCAACAGAAGAAGCATTTGAAGTCTTTTGGAGGG GTCAAAAGAAGCGCAGGATTGCAAACACTCAGTTAAATCGTGAGTCCAGCAGATCACACAGTGTCTTTATCATTAAACTTGCTCAAGCCCCACTGGATGCAGATGGAGACAATGTCCTTCAG GATAAGAACCAGGTGAATGTGAGTCAGTTGTGTCTGGTGGATCTGGCTGGCAGTGAACGCACAAGCAGAACCCGTGCGGAGGGCAACCGCCTTCGGGAAGCAG GCAACATCAATCAGTCTCTGATGACTCTCCGCACATGCATTGAAGTTCTCAGAGAGAATCAGATGTGTGGAACAAACAag ATGGTCCCATACAGAGACTCTAAGGTGACCCATCTGTTCAAAAATTATTTTGATGGAGAGGGGAAAGTCAGAATGGTGGTCTGTGTGAACCCTAAGGCTGATGATTATGAAGAAACAATG CTGGTGATGCGGTTTGCTGAGATGACTCAAGAAGTAGAAGTGGCACGACCAGTTGACAGGCCCATCTGCGGCTTTGCTGCAGGACGGCGACAGAGGAACCAGGCCTTCAAAGAGGAGCTGTCTCGTCGGCTAGAAGAGCGTGGAGGCCCCGTTGATGGCG AACCTCCCACAGCCCTGAACCATCTGTTGCAAAATTTGCCTCCACTGCCTTCCTGTGAAATCTCTGACCCTACGGATGACCTTACGCTTCCTAGATTAATTGAGGCCTTGGAGAAGCGTCATAGGATCCGCCAGATGATGACTGAAGAGTACAACAAAGCTG CCAATATGCTGAAGTCAATGCTTCAAGACCTAGATGGCAACCTCATCTCCAAAGAGAATTTCATCCATGACCAACGGAGCAAGCTGGGTGAGAAGGACAAAATGATCCAGAACCAGAAAAATGAGATTGATCGGCTGGAGAAGAAATCCAAGATGCTGGAGTACAAG ATTGACATCCTGCAGAAAACTACAAATATCTATGAGGAGGATAAGCGTGCCTTACAGAATGAGCTAGAGAGCAGAGAACAAAGGTTGCAGCGGGAACTCTCAGAAAAGAAGCGAATGGAGGCACGCATGCAAGGGTTGGTCTCGGATGAAAAGTTCCGGTGgcagaaggagtgt GAGAGGCGGGTAAATGCCAAGGAACTGGAAATGCAGAACAAGCTTTGGGTAAAGGACGAAAAGCTAAAGCAGCTCAAAGCTATAGTAACGGAGAGTAAGGCAGACACCCGACCACCTGATAAACCCCAGCGACCCTCCAGAGAAAAGGACAGAGTTCCTGTTCCTGCAAAGCGATCGGCCTCACCCTCACCGATGCCT ACTGGGCCGGTGGTTCGGCCTCTGCATAGGCGCTCGCACTCAGCGGGTGGTGAGAGATGGGTAGATCACAAACCCACCACCAACGTGGAACTGGACACGGTCATGCAGCCCAACGTTCCCAACTCGATCAAGGTTAACGCTCCCAGCGAGAAAGCCCTATCCAAGTGTGACAAATACATGCTGACACACCAAGAAGTGGCTTCTGATGGCGAGATCCAAACCAAGCTCATCAAG ggtgaGGTGTTTAAAACTAGAGGTGGTGGACAAGCAGTGCAGTTCACTGAtattgaaacactgaaacaagaAAATGCTGTTGGTCCAAG TCGTAAAAGGAGATCATCAGAAAACTGCCAGGATGATCGTAAGGATGGGGACTGGACAGATGTGGAGACCAGG TGTTCTGTGGCCGTTGAGATGAGGGCTGGCTCGAACCTGGGACCTGGTTATCAGCACCACGGATATCCAAA ACGCAGAAAGCCCTAA
- the kif23 gene encoding kinesin-like protein KIF23 isoform X2: MLRPAKGKTPRRPPPKKPTNNLKDPVGVYCRVRPLGAENEECCIEVISSTTIQLHAPDGLKANRNGEFKETQYSFKKVFGIKITQMELFEDVAKPLVEDLIHGKNGLLFTYGVTGSGKTYTMTGSPGQGGLLPRSLDMIFNSIGPYQAKRFVFKPDDKNGMEVQNQVDALLERQKQESQTPVPKTPSSRQRVDPEFADMINPEEACKASGVDEDSSYSVFVSYIEIYNNYIYDLLEEVPYDPIRPKPPQSKILREDQNHNMYVAGCTELEVKSTEEAFEVFWRGQKKRRIANTQLNRESSRSHSVFIIKLAQAPLDADGDNVLQDKNQVNVSQLCLVDLAGSERTSRTRAEGNRLREAGNINQSLMTLRTCIEVLRENQMCGTNKMVPYRDSKVTHLFKNYFDGEGKVRMVVCVNPKADDYEETMLVMRFAEMTQEVEVARPVDRPICGFAAGRRQRNQAFKEELSRRLEERGGPVDGEPPTALNHLLQNLPPLPSCEISDPTDDLTLPRLIEALEKRHRIRQMMTEEYNKAANMLKSMLQDLDGNLISKENFIHDQRSKLGEKDKMIQNQKNEIDRLEKKSKMLEYKIDILQKTTNIYEEDKRALQNELESREQRLQRELSEKKRMEARMQGLVSDEKFRWQKECERRVNAKELEMQNKLWVKDEKLKQLKAIVTESKADTRPPDKPQRPSREKDRVPVPAKRSASPSPMPASEYIHHKVFRPAPLSPSTSSVSVASCISEWEQRTPQANRQGSPSPPHGRSRAQGPSGSLSRRRGRCWARDCEVPVYPADVELEESDYRTGPVVRPLHRRSHSAGGERWVDHKPTTNVELDTVMQPNVPNSIKVNAPSEKALSKCDKYMLTHQEVASDGEIQTKLIKGEVFKTRGGGQAVQFTDIETLKQENAVGPSRKRRSSENCQDDRKDGDWTDVETRCSVAVEMRAGSNLGPGYQHHGYPKRRKP, translated from the exons ATGTTAAGGCCTGC AAAAGGCAAGACCCCGCGCCGACCTCCTCCTAAAAAACCAACCAACAACCTGAAGGATCCTGTCGGG gtgtacTGTCGTGTGCGTCCACTAGGTGCAGAGAATGAAGAGTGTTGCATTGAGGTGATCAGCAGTACCACCATCCAGCTACATGCTCCTGATGGCCTCAAAGCCAATAGGAATGGAGAGTTTAAAGAG ACCCAGTATTCCTTCAAGAAGGTTTTTGGAATTAAAATCACACAGATGGAATTGTTTGAGGATGTTGCAAAACCTCTTGTAGAAGATCTTATTCATGGCAAAAATG GTCTTCTCTTCACCTATGGTGTCACTGGCAGTGGAAAGACCTACACGATGACTGGTTCCCCTGGCCAAGGCGGGCTCCTGCCCCGCTCACTGGACATGATCTTCAACAGCATTGGTCCTTACCAGGCCAAAAGATTT GTCTTCAAGCCAGATGATAAGAATGGCATGGAAGTGCAAAACCAAGTGGATGCTCTTTTGGAACGACAGAAACAAGAGAGTCAGACACCTGTACCCAAGACTCCATCCTCAAG gCAAAGAGTTGATCCAGAGTTTGCTGACATGATCAATCCGGAAGAAGCTTGTAAGGCTTCAGGGGTGGATGAGGACAGTAGCTACAGTGTGTTTGTCTCTTACATAGAGATATACAATAACTACATCTATGATCTACTGGAGGAGGTGCCATATGACCCAATAAGGCCTAA ACCACCCCAGTCCAAGATTTTACGTGAAGATCAAAACCACAACATGTATGTGGCTGGATGTACAGAGCTTGAGGTGAAATCAACAGAAGAAGCATTTGAAGTCTTTTGGAGGG GTCAAAAGAAGCGCAGGATTGCAAACACTCAGTTAAATCGTGAGTCCAGCAGATCACACAGTGTCTTTATCATTAAACTTGCTCAAGCCCCACTGGATGCAGATGGAGACAATGTCCTTCAG GATAAGAACCAGGTGAATGTGAGTCAGTTGTGTCTGGTGGATCTGGCTGGCAGTGAACGCACAAGCAGAACCCGTGCGGAGGGCAACCGCCTTCGGGAAGCAG GCAACATCAATCAGTCTCTGATGACTCTCCGCACATGCATTGAAGTTCTCAGAGAGAATCAGATGTGTGGAACAAACAag ATGGTCCCATACAGAGACTCTAAGGTGACCCATCTGTTCAAAAATTATTTTGATGGAGAGGGGAAAGTCAGAATGGTGGTCTGTGTGAACCCTAAGGCTGATGATTATGAAGAAACAATG CTGGTGATGCGGTTTGCTGAGATGACTCAAGAAGTAGAAGTGGCACGACCAGTTGACAGGCCCATCTGCGGCTTTGCTGCAGGACGGCGACAGAGGAACCAGGCCTTCAAAGAGGAGCTGTCTCGTCGGCTAGAAGAGCGTGGAGGCCCCGTTGATGGCG AACCTCCCACAGCCCTGAACCATCTGTTGCAAAATTTGCCTCCACTGCCTTCCTGTGAAATCTCTGACCCTACGGATGACCTTACGCTTCCTAGATTAATTGAGGCCTTGGAGAAGCGTCATAGGATCCGCCAGATGATGACTGAAGAGTACAACAAAGCTG CCAATATGCTGAAGTCAATGCTTCAAGACCTAGATGGCAACCTCATCTCCAAAGAGAATTTCATCCATGACCAACGGAGCAAGCTGGGTGAGAAGGACAAAATGATCCAGAACCAGAAAAATGAGATTGATCGGCTGGAGAAGAAATCCAAGATGCTGGAGTACAAG ATTGACATCCTGCAGAAAACTACAAATATCTATGAGGAGGATAAGCGTGCCTTACAGAATGAGCTAGAGAGCAGAGAACAAAGGTTGCAGCGGGAACTCTCAGAAAAGAAGCGAATGGAGGCACGCATGCAAGGGTTGGTCTCGGATGAAAAGTTCCGGTGgcagaaggagtgt GAGAGGCGGGTAAATGCCAAGGAACTGGAAATGCAGAACAAGCTTTGGGTAAAGGACGAAAAGCTAAAGCAGCTCAAAGCTATAGTAACGGAGAGTAAGGCAGACACCCGACCACCTGATAAACCCCAGCGACCCTCCAGAGAAAAGGACAGAGTTCCTGTTCCTGCAAAGCGATCGGCCTCACCCTCACCGATGCCT GCCTCAGAATATATCCATCACAAAGTTTTCAGGCCAGCCCCTCTTTCCCCCAGCACTAGCAGTGTGTCTGTGGCCTCCTGCATCTCAGAATGGGAGCAGCGAACGCCACAGGCCAACAGGCAGGGCAGCCCCTCCCCTCCCCATGGTAGAAGCAGAGCTCAGGGTCCGTCTGGAAGCCTTAGCAGGAGGAGAGGCAGATGCTGGGCCAGAGACTGTGAGGTGCCAGTTTACCCAGCAGACGTAGAGCTAGAAGAGAGTGATTACAGG ACTGGGCCGGTGGTTCGGCCTCTGCATAGGCGCTCGCACTCAGCGGGTGGTGAGAGATGGGTAGATCACAAACCCACCACCAACGTGGAACTGGACACGGTCATGCAGCCCAACGTTCCCAACTCGATCAAGGTTAACGCTCCCAGCGAGAAAGCCCTATCCAAGTGTGACAAATACATGCTGACACACCAAGAAGTGGCTTCTGATGGCGAGATCCAAACCAAGCTCATCAAG ggtgaGGTGTTTAAAACTAGAGGTGGTGGACAAGCAGTGCAGTTCACTGAtattgaaacactgaaacaagaAAATGCTGTTGGTCCAAG TCGTAAAAGGAGATCATCAGAAAACTGCCAGGATGATCGTAAGGATGGGGACTGGACAGATGTGGAGACCAGG TGTTCTGTGGCCGTTGAGATGAGGGCTGGCTCGAACCTGGGACCTGGTTATCAGCACCACGGATATCCAAA ACGCAGAAAGCCCTAA